The DNA region ACGGCGGCTCGGTGCCGGCCGCCGCGAGGCGCGGTGACGGCCGCCACAGCACTCACCCGGCCGCTCTCGCACCTCCGCCcgggccggcggccgcgccgtcccaaggccgccgccgccgcggggctcccgcaggGCCCCGTGCCGtggcgcggcggggcagggggacaGCGGCGGGGGGCCGCCTTTGCTCTCCGGGGGTCGGCGCCGCGGCGCGCTGctgggggcggccccgcggcggcggagtGGAGCGCGCAGCGCTGCCGCACCGCGGGCACCGGACACCGCCTCTCCCCGCCCCCCGGGGGTCGCCTCCTGCCTCCCCACCCGCGCCGGGGCTGGGACTCCGCGCCCGGGGCTCCGGTCCTCCGCTGCGCGCCTAAGGCGTGCGCCTCGGAGAAGTGCTGCTCCCAGcgtctcctccttttttcctttttttctttttttctttctctttttttttttttctcaccaagGATCGCGGAAGACTTgttaatattcttaaaaaaaaaaaggcggagGGGAGGGTGGGGGGCGAAGAGGCGCTGCAGCGTGCAGCAGCGAGGCACTGCAGTTTACAAGCAACAAGCCCTTCTCACATTGTTAGTCTCCATCTCGGCGATCTAATCAATGACACCCGGGCGCCGCGGGTcccagccccgccccgccgccctccggcCGCCTCCCattggccgggcggcggggaggccgggcgcagccgccgccggggaTTGGCTGGCGGGGAATCAGTATCAATGTTTAAGCAGCGGCGTGAGGTGAATAGAGTCAGTCTGCGAGAGGCGCTGGGCGAGCGCGGAGGTGTGGGGAGCGCGGCAAATGCTGCAgcgaggagggaaagggaggaggaggagggaggtggagagACGCGGCTCCAACTGTTGAATTTTCGCTGAATCTCCACTTACCTGCGGGCGGCTCGTGAGATGGATTTGTTTTATCGGAAATCGGCGTTTCTTTTGCATGCTGTCTGGCTAAGACTGGCGACCGTCTGTTTGAAAGGGGCCACCCATCAATGAGGCAGagagaagaatttttaaaagccCCTCTTCCACAGATTGCAGAATTAACTATGTACTTTGGGTCCGgactcaaaggagaaaaaaacagtgcAGAACTGAGACTCGGAACTAGCTATGTATTGggaacctatttttttttcttttaatatgaaaGATCTTTGACTATTTCACACATAGCACTGAGGAAAGGTGGTTTAAAAACACTCAGCAAAGCAGGAGACAGACGCGCCTCTGTGCCAGTGAGTGGATAACAGCCTTGTTTTCCTGATCCTCAGTCTCCCGGAGAAAGAGGTATAGTAAAAGTGCAGCTGAATCCGACACCCCctctctcattctttttttccctccttccaaaACATTAAatctgatatatattttttctgtctaTAGAGTGAGTCAGAAAAGCGTTAGGAAGAAGCTGCAACTAATGTCTGTGAAGGGAGGAACATGAGGCGATAGTGAATGTGATTTGTTCCGCTGGATCTGACTCATCCAGCAGATTGGAACACCTGCATTTCTGGATGTGTCACTCATTTATTTCTGTCTGTTAAAAGAACCTGGAATAAATTTTAGTTCCCTCTCCTCAATGTTTACCTATACCTCATATTACTGGGAAAGGTAGATCGTAACAGGGCTGGCGTTGCCGCTGTTCttcatcttccccccccccccccttacacacacacacacaaaccaagaTGCCCAGAGAGACTGTTAAAGCTTGAAAGGACTGCTAAAATGCATCACGCCAAATATGGAACTGCATAGGTTTTAATATAAGCGAATTAGTCGATTAAAAGATCTGCTACTTTTATTCATCACCAAGATTGTTTTTccgcttcctctcccctcccctaaaTGAAGAGGACTAGGAGGCAGTGTCATTGGAAGGAGATGCTgaatagaaagaaaagagaggcacttgacagcacagccctgtgAATGCAGAGACTGTTTCCCTTTTAGCGAGAGactaagagagagagagtgtgtagtggcttttctttctttctccccccccttctccttcccgctctctcgctttttttttttttttttttaaatctgtgcgTCCAGCCATGGGTTGCCTGTTGATTTCCTCTCGACTGGAGAGAAAAGCAAACTGgaattaaactgcatcgagaaaAGTGCAGCTCCTCagacacacatacgcacacacgcATAGATACACAGAGAGAAAGGatgtggtggtggcggcggctaCTGGCCTGTCTTAAAGAAACCCAAGTGTGCATCTGATTGAGCACAGCCTGCGATTTCTCTCAAAATATATGTTTATTGCTAATGATAACGATCAGCTGGTGGGTTTCTCAattatttttccccctccacgGAAGAGTAGGAAGCTGGTagtagagggagagaaaggaaactaCAAATCCGAACACTAGTTCTCCCCCCACCCCGTTTTGTGTTTTCCCTTCTACACTGCAATTCCCGTTTCCTCGTCTTCTGATTCGGGAAGGAAAGAGTGAGTGCGTACGAGACAGAGAGGGGGAAATACCGATGGCAGCGAGATGTAGTTCGCCGCCGCAAGCAATGCAAGATTAGATCTCTAAATGCAGCAAAACACTCCCTGAAAACCAACAACCCCGCGGTGCAATCAGACATTTCACTGCCTCTCACTGCACACGAAGAGGGCTTCAACAACAAGCTGAGACTTTCTTTCCCTTCCGTCTCtctcctgccccccccgccccccactcCACACCATCAATCGCATCACAAGCGATGAGTAGCAAATAAGCTTTTCCCCCCTGCTTACAGCTCTGTGGCCACCTCCTTTCccatgtatatataaatacacctattaaaaaaaaaaatctttttgaccGTTTTTAGAAAAACAACCACCGCCGccgatttttttattattatttttattatccttTGTACATCGGAGATTCAAGGATCGGGAACGCTTCGCCTACCCGGAGGACAAGATCTTTTTGCaaaattttctgatttttgaaatcctcctcctcctcctctcactgCCGAAGTTGGTCAGCCGAAGTAACTGCGAGGGGATCGTAAGCACGGCAAGCGCTTACTGAAACGCTGCCGAagctgcttccctctcccccccccccttcgcccCCCGATCGCTCCCTCCCTCCGAGCTACATGGTCTATTTGCTGCCTCTCATCCTGTGTCTCTGCAGATGTTTTAGAGCAACAGGTTCAGGAACTTAAAATATAGGGGTGGGGAGCtagaaggcaaggaaaaaaaaagagagagagagagaggaggaggaagaataaACCCAGCGCAGGAGACAGAAGACGGGGACAGCCCTGGTCgccgctgcagctgctgcctccccacCCCCTGCACGGGGATGTACCTTTCCATTTGTTGCTTCTTCCTCTGCTGGGCTCCCGCCCTGTCGCTGAAGAACCTGAATTACTCGGTGCCGGAGGAGCAGGGAGCGGGCACGGTCATCGGGAACATTGGCCGCGATGCGCGGCTGCAGCCGGGCACGGTGGGCGGCGGGCTGCTGcccccggagcgcggcggcggcagcggccccggcggccgcggccccaaGTCCACCTTCCGGGTGCTGGAGAATTCGGCCCCGCACCTCCTGGATGTGGACGGCGAGAGCGGGCTGCTCTACACCAAGCAGCGCATTGACCGTGAGGCGCTGTGCCGGCGCAGCGCCAAGTGCCAGCTGTCACTCGAGGTGTTCGCCAACGACCAGGAGATCTGCATGATCAAGGTGGAGATCCAGGACCTGAATGACAATGCGCCGGCTTTCCCCTCTGACCAGGTGGACATGGACATCTCGGAAAATGCTGCACCGGGCACCCGCTTCCCCCTCACCAGTGCCCATGATCCAGATGCTGGGGACAATGGGCTGCGCACCTACCTGCTCACCCGTGATGACTACGGCCTCTTCTCCCTCGACGTGAAGTCCCGCGGAGATGGCACAAAGTTCCCAGAGCTGGTCATCCAGAAGCCTTTAGACCGTGAGGAGCAGAGCCACCACACCCTGGTACTGACCGCGCTGGATGGTGGTGACCCACCGCGCTCGGGCACCGTGCAGATCAATGTGCGCCTTATTGACTCCAATGATAACAGCCCCATTTTTGAGGCTGCTTCCTATGTGGTGGAGCTACCAGAGAACGCGCCACTGGGCACTGCCGTCATCGACCTCAATGCCACCGATGCCGACGAGGGCACCAACGGGGAGGTGCTCTACTCATTTAGTGGCTACGCGCCCGAACGCGTCCGTGACCTCTTCAGCATCGACCCGCAGAGTGGCCTTATCCGTGTCAAGGGCAACCTGGACTATGAGGAGAACGGCCTCATTGAGATTGACGTCCAGGCCCGAGACCTCGGGCCCAATCCTATCCCTGCACACTGCAAGGTCACTGTCCGCCTCATCGACCGCAATGACAATGCACCCACCATCGGCTTTGTCTCCGTTCGCCAGGGAGCACTGAGCGAGGCTGCCCCTCCAGGCACTGTCATCGCCCTGGTGCGGGTCACCGACCGTGACTCAGGCAAGAATGGACAGCTCCAGTGCAGGGTGctgggcggtggcggcgggcccGGTGCCGTCCCCTTTGCCCTGGAGGAGAACTATGACAATTTCTACACTGTGGTCACTGACCGGCCTCTGGACCGTGAGGCACAGGATGAGTACAACGTGACCATCGTAGCCCGTGATGGGGGCAACCCCCCACTCAACTCCACCAAGTCCTTCTCTGTCCGAATCCTTGACGAGAATGACAACCCTCCCCACTTCAGTAAGAGCCTCTATGTGCTGCAGGTGCCTGAAAATAACATCCCCGGAGAGTACCTGGGCTCTGTCTTGGCCCAGGACCCTGATCTGGGCCAAAACGGGACAGTCTCTTACTCCATCCTGCCTGGGCACGTTGGCGATGTCTCCATCTACACCTACGTCTCTGTCAACCCCACAAATGGTGCTATCTATGCCTTGAGGAGCTTCAACTATGAGCAGACCAAGCACTTTGAGTTTCATGTGCTGGCCAAGGACTCAGGTTTGCCCCACCGTGAGAGTAATGCCACGGTACGTGTCACTGTGCTAGATGTCAACGACAATGCACCTCTCATTGTCCTGCCCGCCCTCATCAATGACACCGCCGAGCTGCAGGTGCCTCGCAACGCTGGTGTGGGCTACCCTGTGGGCACCGTCCGTGCCCTAGACAGTGACTTTGGAGAGAGCGGGCGCCTCACGTATGAGATTGTGGAAGGCAATGAGGAGCACCTCTTTGAGATGGACCCAACTAGTGGTGAGATACGCACCTTGCACCCGTACTGGGAGGAGCTCAGCCCTGTGGCTGAGCTGGTGGTAAAAGTCAGTGACCATGGCAAGCCCAGCCTTTCCGCAGTGGCCAAGCTCATTGTCAGGGCCTTGGCTGGGCCCCTGCCCGAGGCTGGCGAGCCGCAGGTGAATGGTGAGCAGCATCGGCGACCACACTGGGACTTGTCACTGCCCCTGATCGTGACCCTGAGCACTGTCTCCATCATCTTGCTGGCTGCCATGATCACTATTGCCGTGAAGTGCAAGCGAGAGAACAAGGAGATCCGCACCTATAATTGTCGCATTGCCGAGTATAGCCACCCTCAgctgggaggagggggaggcagtggcgggggaggaggaggcagtaGCAGTGGAGGGGGCAAGGGCAAGAAGAAGAAGATCAGCAAGAATGACATTATGCTGGTGCCCAGTGAGGGCGAGGACAGCCGGGGCCCCCTCAATGTCATGAACGTGGTGAGCAGCCCATCCCTGGCCACCTCACCCATGTACTTTGATTACCAGACCCGCCTGCCCCTCAGCTCTCCCAGGTCTGAGGTGATGTACCTGAAGCCCGCCTCCAACAACCTGACTGTACCCCAGGGACATGTGGGCTGCCACGCCAGCTTCACAGGGCAAGGGACTAACGCCAGCGAGGCTCCCCCGAGCCGGATGTCCATAATTCAGGTAGGAGACTTTTAGAATACCCTGGACCTCACTTTAGACGCTGGTTTAACTTTACATTTTGTCTGCAGTGAAATCTGCTGTAAGGCACCACTGAAGGGACCAACACAAGTCACTTGAGAGAGGTGgacttgaaaaaataaaagcgGAAGCAGATCACACTGGTGGGTCTGCTTCTGCAGTCACACTGGTGTTTCCTGTGTGACTCAAAAGTAAATCTGCCCTGAAATAAATGGAGTTACAGCACTGTAAAAGAGGTGCATGTGAGAGTGCAGGCAGGCATTTCATGcatttggggcactttggggtaTTTTCCCAGAAAATCATCAGACAGAGTTGGGATCATCTACAGATTTTGCTTTACTTTGATTTGGGGTGGAGAAGGGGGAGGGCGTATCTGAAGCAGTCATGTCATCTGCAGTAACTAACAGAACATGGGAGAAACTTTACACACTGAGGACATCTATTGCAACAGTGTATTATAGCCCTCCAGTCCTGTATGTAAATATGAGCTATCTTTCCAAGgtgtatgtttttaaaagtttttttaatttccttcttcagaatatatatacataaatatttatttttgacacAGAACAGTATCATTGGGGCCCCAttg from Apteryx mantelli isolate bAptMan1 chromosome 1, bAptMan1.hap1, whole genome shotgun sequence includes:
- the PCDH17 gene encoding protocadherin-17: MYLSICCFFLCWAPALSLKNLNYSVPEEQGAGTVIGNIGRDARLQPGTVGGGLLPPERGGGSGPGGRGPKSTFRVLENSAPHLLDVDGESGLLYTKQRIDREALCRRSAKCQLSLEVFANDQEICMIKVEIQDLNDNAPAFPSDQVDMDISENAAPGTRFPLTSAHDPDAGDNGLRTYLLTRDDYGLFSLDVKSRGDGTKFPELVIQKPLDREEQSHHTLVLTALDGGDPPRSGTVQINVRLIDSNDNSPIFEAASYVVELPENAPLGTAVIDLNATDADEGTNGEVLYSFSGYAPERVRDLFSIDPQSGLIRVKGNLDYEENGLIEIDVQARDLGPNPIPAHCKVTVRLIDRNDNAPTIGFVSVRQGALSEAAPPGTVIALVRVTDRDSGKNGQLQCRVLGGGGGPGAVPFALEENYDNFYTVVTDRPLDREAQDEYNVTIVARDGGNPPLNSTKSFSVRILDENDNPPHFSKSLYVLQVPENNIPGEYLGSVLAQDPDLGQNGTVSYSILPGHVGDVSIYTYVSVNPTNGAIYALRSFNYEQTKHFEFHVLAKDSGLPHRESNATVRVTVLDVNDNAPLIVLPALINDTAELQVPRNAGVGYPVGTVRALDSDFGESGRLTYEIVEGNEEHLFEMDPTSGEIRTLHPYWEELSPVAELVVKVSDHGKPSLSAVAKLIVRALAGPLPEAGEPQVNGEQHRRPHWDLSLPLIVTLSTVSIILLAAMITIAVKCKRENKEIRTYNCRIAEYSHPQLGGGGGSGGGGGGSSSGGGKGKKKKISKNDIMLVPSEGEDSRGPLNVMNVVSSPSLATSPMYFDYQTRLPLSSPRSEVMYLKPASNNLTVPQGHVGCHASFTGQGTNASEAPPSRMSIIQTDNFPAEPNYMGSRQQFVQSSSTFKDPERASLRDSGHGDSDQADSDQDTNKGSCCDMSVREALKMKTASTKSQPLDQDQEECVNCTDECRVLGHSDRCWMPQFPTASQAENADYRTNLFVPTVETNVETETYETVNPTGKKTFCTFGKDKREHTILIANVKPYLKAKRALSPLLQEVPSASSSPTKTCIEPCTSTKGPLDGCEVKSGALAEPSSQYLSTDSQYLSPSKQSKDAPPFIASDQMARAFADVHSRVSRDSSEMDSVLEQLDRSARDLGRESVDAEEVVREIDKLLQDCRGSDPVAVRK